A single region of the Xiphias gladius isolate SHS-SW01 ecotype Sanya breed wild chromosome 17, ASM1685928v1, whole genome shotgun sequence genome encodes:
- the nop16 gene encoding LOW QUALITY PROTEIN: nucleolar protein 16 (The sequence of the model RefSeq protein was modified relative to this genomic sequence to represent the inferred CDS: substituted 2 bases at 2 genomic stop codons): protein MPKAKKSGKRKRFDYNQDRKKMKKKFIKKYNPRIEKXVLDRAGRXHKSRNLQEMGLAFDPNRTLPIKKQRLLGVDRETKVPVNSVTKPYVLNQLEEQASRPEKDSKTLSSDLIEYVQYMIREHSDDYKAMARDEKNYYQDTPKQIKRKINEYKRCHPQHYEDFINTLAVPQPMVQ, encoded by the exons atgCCGAAAGCCAAGAAGTCGGGCAAGAGGAAGAGGTTCGATTACAACCAAGACcggaagaagatgaagaagaagttCATCAAGAAATACAATCCGAGGATAGAAAAGTGAGTGCTGGACAGAGCGGGACGTTAGCAT AAGTCCCGGAACCTGCAGGAGATGGGTCTGGCATTTGACCCAAACCGCACTCTGCcaataaagaaacagaga CTCCTTGGCGTAGACAGAGAGACCAAAGTTCCCGTCAACAGCGTCACCAAGCCCTACGTTCTCAACC AACTGGAGGAGCAGGCCAGCCGTCCAGAGAAGGACAGCAAGACGTTATCCTCCGACCTGATCGAGTACGTCCAGTACATGATCCGAGAACACAGCGACGACTACAAG GCGATGGCCAGAGATGAGAAGAACTACTACCAGGACACACCCAAACAGATCAAGAGGAAAATCAACGAGTACAAGCGCTGCCACCCGCAGCACTACGAGGACTTCATCAACACTTTGGCCGTTCCACAGCCGATGGTCCAGTAG